The genomic region TTTCATCTCATTAACGTGCTGCTAAGGATATGACAACAAACAACGTTTACTCTCCCAAGACCCGTACCCAGCGCTGGTTGCCAGTAGGCGCGCTGGTGTTGCTGGCTCAGGCCGGTTACGCGCAAATGTCTTTCAACCGCTGGGAAGGTGGCACCAGCAGCCCAACCGATACGCCCGCTCGGCGCCCGGCTAAGCGTGCTGCGGCCACGGCCGATGCCCCATCAACGGCGGCAAGCACCGCTACCCCCGAGGCGGCTCGGCGTACGTCGCCGGCCGTAGCAGCCTACTCCAAGCCCCTGCGGCGCGGCCTAGGGCAGCGCGTGCGGACCAGTGCCTATAGCGCCCCCGATGCGGAGTTCTACCGTTACGCGTGGCAGCACCTGCGCTATCCCGCCACGGCCTTGCAGGCAGGACTATCGGGACAGGTGCTGGTGCGCCTCAACGTCAACTCGGCTGGAGATGTAATTGATTCTGAGGTATTGAGTACTGATATCCAGCAGAATAGCAACGGTAAGCAAGCGGCCGCGTCGGCTGGTAAGGCTGCTATGCGTCAGAGCGCCGAGGACTTGCTGTGGGGACTGCGCTTTGAACCCGCCACGGGTACCACGCAAGAAGACGTGCCCGTGCGCTACGTTATTCAGTAGTCCTAGCAGCTTACAGCAGTTTTCCGATAAGGTAGTGTCGTTGTTTAGCCTGAATTCTGTATTTTTAGGCATAAAACAAGATATAATTGCAACCAAGCGGCACACTTCACGCTGCTTTTGCGTTGTCGACACCTGGAAAGGGCCTGTGGGTCTATTTCCTGCCGATTATAAGGAAACTCAATGTTGTGTAGTGTGATGAAGAAATGGCTTTACTACCCCGTTATTGGTTTGCTGACGTTGTTGGCTACGGCCGAAGCGAAGGCCCAGAACTTTAACACCTGGACGGCCGATCCGCCGGCTCCTATTACGCCCCTACGCAAGCGACCCAAACCGAAGCCTAAGCCCGAGCCAGTAGTGCGGGATACGGTAGCCATGGAGGTGCCGAAGGTAGAGCAGTCCAGGCTCATCAAGCGTGGCCTCACGCAGCGCATGAAGGAGCACAGGCCGCTGGAGGAAGACAATACGTCGGTGGAGTTCTTTGCTAATAACAGCCGTTACCCAACGGCAGCAGCTATGGCAGGAGCCCAAGGCAACGTACTGATTCGGCTGCAAATAGCCCCCGACGGGCACGTGAGCCGCACCTCGGTAGTGGCAGTGGAGCCCCGTCCCATCCCAGGTTATAGCAACACCGTACCGCCCGCCGCCATGGATGCACTAGCCAACGAAGCCCAGCGAGTATTCCGGATGCTGAAATTTGAGCCAGCTTCCCGTACATCAGAAGAGGAACTAAGCGCAAGCTTCTCTTTGCAATAGACTAGTAAAGTCCTATTTATTATATAATAGATAAAATGCATAATATTGTAATAATTACATTGTAAATATAACTTTTAAAAATAACTACATGCATAATGTGCCTTTAAAGGTATTTTAAGCACTATTATGTCTTTTTGTAAATTTATACTTCAAAAATAAAATCCAATACTGCGGTGGATTTCGTATCTGCCTTATATGTGGGTAAGTCCTTATTTTTCTTCTGAAGCAACAACTGGGTATGAGGGCAGGCCAAGTGGCTTGTCCCGTCAGTACCGCACTTGGATAGCCTTATACGCCTTAGATGCAAACGAGCGGCCCCGCGCCGAAATCTTGCGCATCAACGAAGTGACGGAGGCTGATCTGGCAGAGTTTGAGGCCAGCTGGCTGCAATTGCGCTGTCGGCCCGGTGGCACCTTACCTACCCGGCTCGACCTACCAGCGGATATAGCTCAGCCGAGCAGCTGATTGAGTTAAGTAGTTGGTGGGTAGTGTTCGTCGGCTTCCCAGCGGCGAAGCGCCCCCAATAACGGATGCGCCGCCGATGTCAGAGCAACGCCATCCAGGTGCTCCACCGGGCGCAATCCGGCCACATTGGCCGTGAAGACGGCCTCAGCAGTTAGCAACTGATCCGGCCGAAACAACCCTTCCTGGCAAGGTAAGTCCTGTCGGCGGGCCACAGCCAGCAGATGCGCCCGGCGCACGCCCGCTACGCAGCCCGTAGCCAGAGTGGGTGTGAACAGCTGTCCGTCCTTCACCCAAAACACTGCCGCCGATACGGCCTCCGCTACGTGCCCATTGGCATCCAACAATAGCACTTCATCGAGGCCGCGGGTTTGCCGCTCCTGCCCGGCCCGCACGTAATAGAGCGCGTGTGGCCCTTTGCAAAACGACAGGGGCGTGTAGAAGGTGTGCGTCTCGCGGGCAAAACCAGCTTGGTGGACGGGTTGGTCGTTGGGCTGAAAGGGAGAGGCTGTCGCAACATACTGGGTAGGCGCGTCCACGGGGGGAGTATACAAGCCACCACCACCGCGCCAGAGCTGAATGCGCACCCGCGCCTCTGATAACGAGTTGGCCGCCGCCACGCGCCGCACGGCGGCCGTCAGAGCGTTGGTATCGGCCAAGGCAGGTGGCAAGGGTAGGTGCAGCGCTACGGCAGCCGCCCGCATTCGGTGCAGGTGGTGGGGCAAGTAACGCACCGCACCAGCCGACCAGACTAGCGTCTCAAAGAAACCGTCGTTAAACTGGAGGCCTCGGTTGGGTAGGGCCAGGGCGAAGTCAGCGGCGGGCAGCAGGTGGTCGTTGTGGAGTAGCACAGATGGGTGAGGGCAGGAGGGTAGGAAGGTAAGAAGTCTGTCATCCTGAACTGGCGAAGGACCTTTTCACGCCAGAACGAATAACGTACTGACGGCTCGTCCATACGTGAGAAAGTCCTTCGCTGCGCTCAGGATGACAGCCGTGTTTTTACTTGCTCCCTCACTCCTATATAAGCACGAATTTCTTGCCGGGTAGGGCTTTTACCACACCTTTGAATTCCAGGCCCAGCAGCAGTGTGGCTACCTGGTGTACGGGCAGTTGGGCTTTCCAGCTGAGATTGTCCAGCAACTCTTCTTTAGAGGAAGCCAGCACTTCCACTAGCTTAAACTCCTCCGGCGTGAAATCGTGGGGCGAGTAGGTGGGCGCGGCCTGGAACTTGCCCGACTGGTGCAGGGCGGCATCCCAATTCAGCAATTCTTCCAGGTCCTTCGGCTCGGCGTAGAGGGCTGCTTTGTGCGTCTTGATGAGGTCGTGGCAGCCAGCGGAGGCGGGGCTGCCCAGGGGGCCGGGTAGGGCCAGCACTTCACGGTCGTAGCTGATGGCCAGCTCAGCGGTGATGAGCGCGCCGCCTTTGCGGGCGGCTTCTACCACCACCGTGCCGTCGGAAAGGCCGGCGATAATTCGATTCCGCGACGGGAAGTTGTACTTGTCGGGCTGGGTACCAAAGGCAAACTCGGTGAGCAAGCCGCCCTGCGTCAGCATTTTCTCGGCGGTTTTGCGGTGGGCGGCGGGGTAGAGCACGTCCAGCCCGGTGGCCATCACGCCCACGGTTTCCAGACCGTCCTGCAAGGCAGCGCGGTGGGCAAAGATGTCGATGCCGTAGGCCAGGCCGCTGACCACCAGCGGCCGGTGCGGTACCAGGCCGCGCACCAGCTGCTCAGTTTGCTCGCGGCCATAGTCGGTGGCCTGGCGCGTGCCCACAATGCCTACTGTTTTGGGTGCGTTCAAGTCGGCGGTGCCTTGGTAGTAGAGCAGGGTAGGGGCGTCGGGGAGCTGCTTGAGGCGCTTCGGAAATTGCTTGCTGGTATAGAACAGCAGCTGCACGCCTTCCTTTTCGGCTCGGCGCAGGGTTTCCTCGGCCCGGCGCAGAGCTGTGGTACGCTCGGTGCCGGTAAGCGTGGCCACGGCTTTGGGCCCTACCCCCGGAATCTTGCGCAGCTTGCCCGGCAGCAGGTGCAGCACGTTCTTGGCCGAGCTGCCGTAGCTCATCAGCTGCCGCGTGAGCTGCGGCCCAATGCCGGGAAATAGCGTCAAGGCGACTTCGTGGAGGAGGGTGTCGTCGTGCATGTAGTAGGCCTCACCCCCTAGCTCCCGTAACGAAGAGGGTAGCCAGTAGCTACCTTTAGGGACTAGCTCTCCTCCTTTTTTCAAGGAGGGGTTGGGGGTGGTCACGCTAGAGTTTAGAAATAAGATATAGTGCTGTGGTATTGTGCAACGATTGGACCAACCCCTCCTTGAAAGAAGTAGGGGAGCTAGTCCCTAAAGGTAGCTTTAGAGATAAATGGCTTTTCTACTAAGATGGGGTGCCTGACTGCTTCCCCAGTGCGTCCAACTGCTTTTTCATCTCCACCAGAAACCCGCGCACTTTTTCCAGCGAATGCGCTACCTCCATACGCTCTTTGAGCTGGGGGCCGCGCTGGCGCATCAGGTCGCGGGCGCCGGGGATGGTGTAGCCGCGCTCCTTCACTAGGTGATAGATAGTGCGGAAGGTTTCGATGTCCTGGGGAGTATAGAGGCGGTTGCCCTTGCGGTTTTTGCGCGGGCTGAGGTCCTCAAACTCTGTTTCCCAGAACCGAATCAGCGAAGGCGCCACGTCAAACATGCGGGCCACCTCGCCAATGGTGTAATACTCTTTCTTTATCTCGCGCTCTTTGTACGGCATAGGGTAGGGCACCTGGCGGGCATCCGTTGCGGGGTTACCCAAAGCTAAAGACCACACAACGGAGTTGAAACGGGTTCTATTTTACTTTATACTTTTTGCTGATTTCATCATACACCGGTAGCAGCTCGTTGGCCTTTCCTTGCTTGTCGAAGACCTGTTCCCAGGTGTTTAGTGGCTCCCAAATAAAGGTGCCCAGGCCTTTCTTACGAGGCAGGTTGAAGGCTACATCGTTCACCTCGCGCTTCAAGGCAGAGTACTCTACTACCACCACGTCCTGGGGGTAGCGCCGGGCCAGATCCGTCAGGTTGCGTTGCAGGTCGGGGATGGTGCGATGCCACTGCGGGTAGTACGATTGGCCAATGATATCGAACGTAACGCCGCGCCGGATCATATTGTCCAGCCAATATACCGACTGCTCGTTCTGTCCACCCAAGGCAATGTGCATCATCACTAAGGCCTTAGGCGTCGTTTCGCGCACGGCCGCCACACCGGCGCGCAGCAGGCCGGCCAGGTTGTCGAGGCGGGCCACGCTGTCGGCGCTGTGAATGTCACCGTCGGGCCAAATCATGCCGTGGTTGATTTCGTTGCCTACCTGCACCATGTCGGGCGTGGTGCCCTGGGCTTGCAGGGCCAGCAGCACGTCGCGGGTGTAGTCGTGCACGGCCTGTTCCAGCTGGGGGCCGTGCAGGTCTTGCCAGGCGGCGGGCTTAAACTGCTTCTGCGGATCGGCCCAGGTGTCGCTGTAGTGAAAGTCGAGCAGAAACTTCAGCCCCGCGGCCTTGATGCGCTTGGCCATTTGCTGGGTATGCGCCAGGTCACAGAAACCCTTGCCAGGCGAGTAGCCGCTGTCGGCCGCCGGGTTGTGAAACAGACGTAGGCGGATGTAATTGAAGCCGTGGTCTTTGAGAATTTGAATGGCGTCTTTGGGCTGGCCTTTGTCGGTGAAGGTGATGCCGCGGGCTTCCAGCTGGGGTAGGAAGGAGATATCAGCGCCCAGCATCTTGCCGGGTTTCTTCGGCTTGTGCGTGGTTGTTGCTGATGAAAAGCTGGTGGTCTGGGCTACGGAAGGGTAGGAGAAGCCTAGCAGCAGGAGTAGCAGGAAGCTGCTGAACAACTGGAGTTTTGAAACCGGATAAGTAGCACAAAGGCGCATAGGGGTTGAAATAGGTAGGTAACGAAGTTACGGAATGCGGTAGAGACGCATACTTGCGTCTTGTCGTTGCTGAGGCTATTTATCTCCTGGCGTTGAACGGTACGCATCAAACGACTACAAGGAGGTATCAACAACCTCAACAGCGTAGAGACGCAAGTATGCGTCTCTACGCTGTTCTGGCTACCTTTGTGGGAAATGCCCTTCGGAACCACCAAACCGGGTTTCGGCATTTTACTAGCGTACTACTCTTCTGGCCACTACGGCCGCCCACGAAACCCTTCGACTCGCCAGGCTGGCGCTTGGCGTTACTCCCTATGTCACTCCCCAAGGCTTCGCACGTTCGCCAACAGTTCCTCGACTTCTTCGCCTCCAAAGGCCACCACATTGTGCCCTCGGCCCCGCTGGTGCTCAAAGACGACCCTACCCTGCTGTTCGTCAACTCGGGCATGGCGCCGTTCAAAGACTACTTCCTGGGCAACAAACCCGCCCCCTACAAGCGCGTGGCCGACACCCAGAAATGCCTGCGCGTGAGCGGTAAACACAACGACCTAGAGGAGGTAGGCTACGACACATACCACCAAACCCTGTTCGAAATGCTGGGTAACTGGTCGTTTGGCGACTACTTCAAAACCGAAGCCATTGCCTGGGCCTGGGAGCTGCTGACCGAAGTATACAAGCTGCCCAAAGACCGCCTCTACGTGACCTATTTCCAGGGCGACGAGGGCGATAAGCTGGCCGCCGACACCGAAACGCAAAACCTGTGGCGCCAATACACCACCGAGGACCGCATCCTACCCGGCAATAAGAAAGACAACTTCTGGGAGATGGGCGACACCGGTCCCTGTGGCCCCTGCACCGAAATCCACATCGATCTGCGCTCCGACGAGGAAGTGGCCCAAAAGCCCGGCCGCGAGCTGGTGAATGCCGACCACCCGCAGGTAGTGGAAATCTGGAACAACGTATTCATGGAGTTCCAGCGCTTGGCCGATAAGTCGCTCATCAAGCTGCCCGCGCAGCACGTGGATACGGGCATGGGCTTCGAGCGCCTGATGATGGCCGTGTCGGGCGTGAAGTCGAACTACGACACCGACGTGTTCCAGCCGCTGATTCAGTTCATCGCCAAGGAAGCCGGGATAGAGTACCACGGTACTGCTCCGGCCACCGTGAACGACCAGCCCGCCACGGAAAACGAGAAAACCGACATCGCCATCCGCGTCATTGCCGACCACATTCGGGCCATCAGTTTCACCATTGCCGATGGCCAGCTGCCCAGCAACGTGAAGGCCGGCTACGTGATTAGGCGTATCCTTCGCCGCGCCGTGCGCTACGCGTTTTCGTCTTTGAACCAAAAGCAGCCTTTCTTATATAAGCTGGTGCCTGTACTGGCCGACCAGATGGCCAGTATCTTCCCCGAGCTAAAAGCCCAGCAGCAGTTTGTGCAGCGCGTGATTGAGGAAGAGGAAATCAGCTTCCTGAAAACGCTGGAGAAAGGGTCTCAGAGAATACATAGTTTAATTCTTAACATGTTTAAAGAGCATGTTTCTAGAGTGACCTTGCATCCTAAAGATTCTGAAGGGAAAGCAATGTCCTTTACTCCTAAAGAAATTAAAGAATTAAAAGAGGCTATTATTGATCAGTATGATAGCGACCTAGCTAAGAATTTACATGTTGCTGCTACTTCTTCTGCACCTGTGAACTTCCAGCAGGCTATGTCTGATTATCATTTTGCTATTGGTACTTTCAAGAATCACTCGGCAGACTATAAAATTGACGGCAAAACAGCCTTTGAATTATCCGATACTTTCGGTTTCCCTTTAGATTTAACCGCATTAATAGCTCGGGAGAATGGCCTGACGGTAGACGAAGCCGGTTTTCAGAAGGAGCTGGAAGCCCAGAAAAACCGCTCGCGCAACGCCCAGGAAAGCGAACAGAGCGACTGGGTAGTGGTGAACTCCGACAACGGCGAGCTGTCCGTATTCGTGGGTTACGACGTGGAGGAAGCGCCCGCCCGCCTGCTGCGCTACCGCAAGGTGACGCAAAAAGGCAAGACCGAGTACCACGTGGTGCTCGACCAAACGCCGTTCTACGCTGAGTCGGGTGGACAGGTAGGCGATACGGGCTACCTGGAAGGCGGCCTGTCGCGGGTGCGCGTGATTGACACGAAGAAGGAAAACGACCTCATCGTGCATACCGTGCTAGAGCTGCCCCTACCCGAGGATCTGGAGGGCGAGTTCACGGCCCGCATCGACCAGAGCCGCCGCGCCCTGA from Hymenobacter aerilatus harbors:
- the dprA gene encoding DNA-processing protein DprA, with translation MHDDTLLHEVALTLFPGIGPQLTRQLMSYGSSAKNVLHLLPGKLRKIPGVGPKAVATLTGTERTTALRRAEETLRRAEKEGVQLLFYTSKQFPKRLKQLPDAPTLLYYQGTADLNAPKTVGIVGTRQATDYGREQTEQLVRGLVPHRPLVVSGLAYGIDIFAHRAALQDGLETVGVMATGLDVLYPAAHRKTAEKMLTQGGLLTEFAFGTQPDKYNFPSRNRIIAGLSDGTVVVEAARKGGALITAELAISYDREVLALPGPLGSPASAGCHDLIKTHKAALYAEPKDLEELLNWDAALHQSGKFQAAPTYSPHDFTPEEFKLVEVLASSKEELLDNLSWKAQLPVHQVATLLLGLEFKGVVKALPGKKFVLI
- the alaS gene encoding alanine--tRNA ligase; translation: MSLPKASHVRQQFLDFFASKGHHIVPSAPLVLKDDPTLLFVNSGMAPFKDYFLGNKPAPYKRVADTQKCLRVSGKHNDLEEVGYDTYHQTLFEMLGNWSFGDYFKTEAIAWAWELLTEVYKLPKDRLYVTYFQGDEGDKLAADTETQNLWRQYTTEDRILPGNKKDNFWEMGDTGPCGPCTEIHIDLRSDEEVAQKPGRELVNADHPQVVEIWNNVFMEFQRLADKSLIKLPAQHVDTGMGFERLMMAVSGVKSNYDTDVFQPLIQFIAKEAGIEYHGTAPATVNDQPATENEKTDIAIRVIADHIRAISFTIADGQLPSNVKAGYVIRRILRRAVRYAFSSLNQKQPFLYKLVPVLADQMASIFPELKAQQQFVQRVIEEEEISFLKTLEKGSQRIHSLILNMFKEHVSRVTLHPKDSEGKAMSFTPKEIKELKEAIIDQYDSDLAKNLHVAATSSAPVNFQQAMSDYHFAIGTFKNHSADYKIDGKTAFELSDTFGFPLDLTALIARENGLTVDEAGFQKELEAQKNRSRNAQESEQSDWVVVNSDNGELSVFVGYDVEEAPARLLRYRKVTQKGKTEYHVVLDQTPFYAESGGQVGDTGYLEGGLSRVRVIDTKKENDLIVHTVLELPLPEDLEGEFTARIDQSRRALIRKNHTATHLLQAALRRVLGEHVQQKGSLVNDKLLRFDFSHFTKVTDEQLREIEQIVNERIRQQIPLDERRNVPIAEAKTLGAMALFGEKYGDFVRVITFDKDYSVELCGGIHVRATGEIGFFKITSESAVGAGVRRIEAVTADVAEAYVDQQLDLLRQVRELLGNPQHLLPSLQKVGEENAALRKQLEQAENQQLSQLRDQLAAQAKPVGGVQLIAAQVPARSADALKKLAYDLRQVVPNLVAVLGADIDGKPQLAVILDDEIAKAGKLNAKTLIGTLAKEIQGGGGGQPFFATAGGKNVAGLPAAIGKAEELVGQALA
- a CDS encoding aminotransferase class IV, which translates into the protein MLLHNDHLLPAADFALALPNRGLQFNDGFFETLVWSAGAVRYLPHHLHRMRAAAVALHLPLPPALADTNALTAAVRRVAAANSLSEARVRIQLWRGGGGLYTPPVDAPTQYVATASPFQPNDQPVHQAGFARETHTFYTPLSFCKGPHALYYVRAGQERQTRGLDEVLLLDANGHVAEAVSAAVFWVKDGQLFTPTLATGCVAGVRRAHLLAVARRQDLPCQEGLFRPDQLLTAEAVFTANVAGLRPVEHLDGVALTSAAHPLLGALRRWEADEHYPPTT
- a CDS encoding MerR family transcriptional regulator; its protein translation is MPYKEREIKKEYYTIGEVARMFDVAPSLIRFWETEFEDLSPRKNRKGNRLYTPQDIETFRTIYHLVKERGYTIPGARDLMRQRGPQLKERMEVAHSLEKVRGFLVEMKKQLDALGKQSGTPS
- a CDS encoding energy transducer TonB; this translates as MKKWLYYPVIGLLTLLATAEAKAQNFNTWTADPPAPITPLRKRPKPKPKPEPVVRDTVAMEVPKVEQSRLIKRGLTQRMKEHRPLEEDNTSVEFFANNSRYPTAAAMAGAQGNVLIRLQIAPDGHVSRTSVVAVEPRPIPGYSNTVPPAAMDALANEAQRVFRMLKFEPASRTSEEELSASFSLQ
- a CDS encoding glycoside hydrolase family 53 protein; translated protein: MRLCATYPVSKLQLFSSFLLLLLLGFSYPSVAQTTSFSSATTTHKPKKPGKMLGADISFLPQLEARGITFTDKGQPKDAIQILKDHGFNYIRLRLFHNPAADSGYSPGKGFCDLAHTQQMAKRIKAAGLKFLLDFHYSDTWADPQKQFKPAAWQDLHGPQLEQAVHDYTRDVLLALQAQGTTPDMVQVGNEINHGMIWPDGDIHSADSVARLDNLAGLLRAGVAAVRETTPKALVMMHIALGGQNEQSVYWLDNMIRRGVTFDIIGQSYYPQWHRTIPDLQRNLTDLARRYPQDVVVVEYSALKREVNDVAFNLPRKKGLGTFIWEPLNTWEQVFDKQGKANELLPVYDEISKKYKVK
- a CDS encoding energy transducer TonB; the protein is MTTNNVYSPKTRTQRWLPVGALVLLAQAGYAQMSFNRWEGGTSSPTDTPARRPAKRAAATADAPSTAASTATPEAARRTSPAVAAYSKPLRRGLGQRVRTSAYSAPDAEFYRYAWQHLRYPATALQAGLSGQVLVRLNVNSAGDVIDSEVLSTDIQQNSNGKQAAASAGKAAMRQSAEDLLWGLRFEPATGTTQEDVPVRYVIQ